The Bacillus sp. Marseille-Q1617 genome has a segment encoding these proteins:
- a CDS encoding helix-turn-helix transcriptional regulator yields MIHQKTNTIVIESLDKFPHKIHIKLGDILRERGLTQGDLHRMTGLRVATINELVNFKKKSLTVAHLVSIMIALRITDIRDLIEIEFDEEVQAYFKEENERMKNGFTPDLTKTAETNVKRIAAGVKN; encoded by the coding sequence ATGATTCACCAAAAAACAAATACGATTGTCATTGAATCACTGGATAAATTTCCCCATAAAATTCACATTAAATTGGGAGACATCCTTCGTGAAAGAGGATTGACACAAGGTGATTTACATCGCATGACAGGTTTACGGGTAGCGACGATCAATGAATTAGTGAATTTCAAGAAAAAATCATTAACTGTTGCTCACCTTGTTTCTATAATGATCGCCCTTCGAATCACTGATATTCGTGATCTTATTGAAATTGAATTCGATGAAGAGGTACAAGCCTACTTCAAAGAAGAAAACGAGCGAATGAAAAATGGTTTCACTCCAGACCTGACGAAAACAGCAGAGACAAACGTAAAGCGCATCGCAGCTGGAGTCAAAAACTAA